The DNA segment agctttgatgtatcaaatccacatgaagcctgaaACTGTGCTGCTTTCTGGGTTTAAGTTTAGTTTAAGCtatttagaatctttgttaagaCCAGTCCTTGAAGCCTGCACAAAGCTTGATTAAATCTGTTTTAAGAAACTAAGTGTTTTTCCgagcaaagagaaaacaactggttgatttgtCAAAATAAtaggttgtttgtcacttagctggctaGAAGTTTTGAAACTGCTTTTTGAATAAGTTGTGTAACTGTTTGactcattcaaccggttaaatcgtggtttcaaccggttaaatgtgtgttttcgtaaatattttttgaaaacttgttttaactgattcagtTGTTCAAATATGCTTTAAACAGTTGTTTTTCAATGGCTATAAATAAGACTTTCATTCAAATCAAAGTATACAACAAGTATTGATTCAGATTTGAGAAAGAGATTTGgtttttgaaagtgtttttttttaaaagagcaAGAGTGCTTTCAGGCTTTGCTGTGGTGACAAGTGCTAATCATAGGATCTCTAGTTCTGTAATTCCATGTGTTTTCTATCCTTACTTAGTGTCTTGTAATTGTACTTCTTTTACAtactgtttgtgtttgaaattCTGTAAAGGCAGAGGTTGTTCTGTCTTGAGGTGTGAAGTTTCTCTTAAACTCTCTAATTGTTTGATATTTTCGttgctataaacaaccgattacaACTCAATTTTAACTAGTTAAAATTCTGATATCTGTTTCTTTTGGATTGTTTGATTGCCTTCCTTAAGTGCTTATCTGAGTTgtttgttaaagattcattctaaaccaagcatttgcgaaaatctttgataaaacaattcacccccctcttgtttaagccatcattTCTTACAATTGGCATTAAAAGATAGGTTCTTGAAAATTACTCAAGTCCTTgtttctgtttttctgaaaaatctttttttgaaaaactgtttcATATAGttaaaaagttttcattttGGGAAGGTGCTTCTTTGAGtaaaccacctctgttttgtggtcaAAATTACCCAATttggtgcataagaatgaagTTTTTTATTCAATCATTAGATAAGGACATTTGGAATATTATTTCAAATAGTGCCTACATGCATGTGCCTAAAGAACATCTTGTCTGTATAGCAAAGAATATAATTGTCTCTGTTCTAGATTCTGATGAATTGCTCAAGATTTCAGAATGTATCTTAGcaaggaaatgtgggatacaCTTGAGAAATATCACAAGAATCAAAAGAGTGCCTTGATGGACAAAGAGGAATCTTCTGCTGATTCATTCTCTTCAGAAATCAAGATTGAAGTCTGCCTAATGGGCAAAGAAGAATCTGGATCAAACCAAGTAAGTACATCTTCTTccaaaaattgtgaaaattattttcaacttcttaatgcttttcaagaaactcatgaagaagctaaaaaGTTAGCCCTTTTAATAAATCGattgaaaagtgaaaacaacaagttgaaaGAGAAAATCACAGTTATGGAAAATGATTTAAATCATTCAAAtgaagatttcaaaaatcttgAACTGATTTATCAAAAGTCATCTTGCAAATGTCATTcaagtttttgtgaaaattgtgagtccttacaaaagaaatttttgtatcttgtgaaaacgattgataaaatttcaaaaggaaaatcaaatCTTGAAGATGTGTTAGCATCTCAAACATGTGTTTTTGGGAAATCTAGTTTGGGCTTTAACCCTCAAAGCAAACAAAGTGGAtgttcaaaacctttttcaacttTCACTAAAAATCAATCGATTAAAAAgccgaaacaaccggttgtttgttgtttctactGCATGGAAAAGGGCCACTTTGTTAGGTTTTGTAAAATCAGGAAGTTTTCTATTCCTAAAGGTATtctgaaatgggttcctaaggatCCTAAGGCTCCTTGGAAACACATTAACActcatggacccaaatttgtaaggggaccagaTCTAGCAacctgattttgaattttgtagGGATTCTTGGAGAGAAAACATCACATATGGTATCTTAATAGTggttgttccaagcatatgactggagatgcATCCAAGTTCATCAATATTTCTCTCGAACAAGATGGGCATGTGACTTATGGTGACAACAACAAGGGAAAGATACTTGGAAAAGGAACCATAAGCAATGAAAGTAGCTTGCTCATTCATGATGTTCTTTATGTTGAAGGTTTGAAGCATAGTTTGCTGAGTATCAGTCAACTCTGTGACAAAGGATATCAAGTCACCTTCAAGACAAATTCGTCTGAGATTCGATTACTGAATTCAAAGGATGTTCTGCTCATTGGTAAAAGGTCTAACAACGTCTATTTGCTTGGCATATCTAGCTCTACATCAATAGGTTGTCTTCTATCAAAGCATGAGGAAtcatggctttggcatagaagaattgcacACATTCatatgaataatttaaataaacttgTTTCAAATGAACTTGTTCATGGCTTACCGAAACTCAAGTTCGAGAAGGAACATGTGTGTGaagtgttgaacaagatgctttgaggTCTCCAAATcaaagaggaaagcttgaagaccatattgttgggtgtgtgtgtgttatctagttgtttgaaacttgttaattcactccttaagatgatccaagttcatttgaatctttaaccttttgaaaagatgactTTTCCAAAATGTTGTTGAAATTTCAGCaggttgtttttttgttttaccttagtagtttcaacatgttgaaatttcgaaacaacaggttgttttaccttagcagtttttgaaaaggttttgaaaagcttgactttgctgtcaagtcaattcaatcgattgtttcgacaaaacaatcaattgtttttttgaaaaccttagcataattctgttaagtgattttaatatgttttaaatgatcctaactaccttggctcctttattaaatgtttttgaccacttggttggtctatataaaggtagttttacgctcctaatcttgaagtAAGAGAAATAGTTTATCAAAATAGTTTTTCCAAGgattgaaagagctttggatgaTTCTTAAGTGTGctgaataggattgggttgtaattctgaactttaagctttgtaatacccaggtgtatttcCTTTTTcgttgattactgtatttctgtatttgtgttgccaaagagtgttgtgtgttcttgaggtgttcaagatcaacattcttggtgtggtttgccaaaggtaatgtgtttcttgaggggtttaaggtcactactttggtgtgtggtgtttgtaatctggttttgattgcatagtggttTACCAGTGGcttttggggactggatgtagctcttggtgtaagagtgaaccactATAAATTGTTTGTATGCTTATCTCTTACCATTAActctttaaattatgttttaaagttgtttaagttctaactggtataaacaactgattgtttcgaagaaacaaccgattgattttttgatatcatcttaaaacagttttgggtctTTGTTTccttaattattttctttgtaattcaacattgaatttcattatactttcaaagtttgcgaaaatctcttataaacaattcacccctctcttgtttaaggccatatactCTAACAtgaagcatgtcaaaaggggaaacaaactagaaaatcttttaatttgaaaaattgtGTTTCAACTTCAAAATTCCTTAAGCTTTTGCACTTGGATCTTTTTGGTCCTTCTAGGACTATGAGCCTTGGAGGAAATTTGTATGCTCTTGTGGTTGTAGATGAATTTTCTAGGTTTACTTGGACTCTTTTCCTACACTCAAAGAAAGAAGCATATCCAGaattcaaaaagctagcaaaGAGACTGCAGAACACATGTTGTAGCAACATAGGGGCTAtcagaagtgatcatggaggggaattTCAAAACGAGAAGTTCATAAGCTTTTGCAACAAGCTAGGAATCTTCCACAACTTCTTTGCACCAAGAACACCTCAACAAGATGGAGTGGTGGAGAGGAAGAATAGATCTCCagaagagcttgcaaggactATTTTGAATGATTTTGCCCTACCTAAGTGCTTCTGGGTTGATGCTATGAGTATTGCTTGCTGCGTGATGAACCGTGTGCTAATCAGACTTATCTTGAAGAAAACCCCGTGTGAGCTACTgaatggaaggaagccaaacataAGTCATCTGAAGGTCTTTGGTTGTAAGTGCTACATCCTGAATAATGACAAAGAGAGCTtgggtaagtttgatgctaaattaGACAAAGGTATCTTTCTTGGTTACTCTTTATCTACCCATGCTTATAGGCTCTATAATAAAAAGCTTATGACTGTTGAGGAATCTATaacccaatccagattttccaaaaacacaatttttagatgctagcacactctcaaagatggattggcctttagaaagcttatccactgttttaacaagacagtggaccttcttttcaatattttcgcatttttcacaaactagagtatcacacttgcaagaagagtttttgtaaatgatttccagattttcaaaatccatttttgaatgttctaaatcctcttcctatgtctttactctgttttctAGCCAggtgttcttttcttttaaccgattgttcaagagagctaatcggttggcttcttcatgcgtttcttgaaaggcttgaagcaattgaccataattttcagagtttgaagagtttgatgaacttacactacttgagtcatcctcccttctggccatgaagcaaagatttaggcttttcttattttgccttcttttccttcttgcttaactctttgtcattgcttcctttggttcatgagcagccttgagtgtctcccacatttccatagcagttttgcactttgatattttgaaaaattcattagtatctagtgcagaagctataatgttttgagcagaCCGATCAAGctgggccatcttacattcatcatttgtccatttggacaagggttttgcaatgaaagaattatcctttttgaactttagaatttaaggaccattctcaattgaatcccaaattctttgatcaatagattcaataaagattttcattcttgcttcccaaaacttataattcaatccacagaataaaggtggtttgtagattgaagcaccttcctcaaaagatagttttctagccatagaaaaaaggtttttgatcaacttgaataactttcaagaaccaagctcttgatgccaattgttagaatatatggccttaaacgagagggggggtgaattgtttaagaaagattttagaaaacttttgtaccgtcccgtattcgggcgttgacaaagtcaaggtcaaagtcaacgtaaggcgccgcctaggtgAGGAAACGCCAAGTAAGCATCTCCGAGGCAGGGCGTCACCGaaaggaagcgtcgccaaggtaaggcgtcgcctaggtgaaggcatcgccaagtcaaggcgtcgcccagctagggcgtcgccaaggccaaGTGTCACAgaagtaaggcaatcacagtgtcgctccccgatacccatgggtaggaaagaccatggagggagcgacgccgtgggaaggcctcaaatcccgataatcTGGGGTAgtaatgaagagaagagaaaggtggcttcaaggccatagtaatagcaccagtgtagagcaacctgactcgtgaagtgcccctgccgccctagagacgcccttgggatagatacgactcatgaggagggtcacgcccagggtagccaggtgcagggtacgagaggaaggtagatacgctctcgtagtgagtgactagatgttgggggcatgagttggcacccaaaaagtcacccctagcacagatgcactcccaggtaggaggactcacacgaggaaatacccTCAGATGGGGCCACaacgctgtgaggccctccacgtgtacaacaacCAAGTCAGattagaaacgccattttgtcaggtacaaggtaattaaagttatttaatacagtttccgttttgagcgtttaaggtactataaatgctcccaagcggtttaaacgtcttaaatgcgctacgttttataattaaatgcgctttaaggcgctttgaatgctggagtagcttaaatagcgctttgaatgttggaaacggggttcgaacttttggcagactttcccaaaatacactctagttgcttgctctaGTCTTGAGAttacggacaagggactagagagaaAGAGGGTGAGATTGttttgccagagggagaaagaTACACAGAACAGAGTTTCATtataccaccttcagagtgccagtcgcggtgctccgatacggaggtgcatagttttggtgtttcttgctagctgactagagcgttggagtgcaaacggccgctagggcgcccttttgtccttctttgcaggaatccacaggtgaccaacgggaaggagtccctagcagACGGGTGAGGTCGCgtacaaagacgtcccaggtcaaccggccggaacatttggcgcccaccgtggggccgatataaaacatcagtcccatcgcaAGTTTGAGAAGACCTATCAAGTCACCATTAACGTTGGAGGAAGTTTGaggaaacagtgaagaatgaggGGTACCACTAGACAAGGTACTGCACGCGCTGCGAGTGAGGAAATGTCcatgatatggcggagtcgaagatagagcaagaacgcatgcaggcggatctcgaagcctcgcatgtgaggaacgaagagctccatcgtgtaaatgaggagttgcgtcggGGTTTGAGGAACAATCAGGGGCAACGTGAACATGATGAGATGGAGCACCTCaccccgccaagggagttttccactcccttctcgcaggagattctggatgcggcgatccccaacacgttcgcggggcccaaagcgattttcactgggatggaggatcccgaggcgcatctcactgcgttccacacgcagatggtgttagtaggcggctccgatgccgcaaggtgcaagctctttatgagcacgttGACAGGGATGgcaatggactggttcatcagccttccaaatggccatatcacctcctttcgGCAGTTGTCGCAGCTGTTTAAGGAGCAATGCTTGGcgaacaaggccccgccgccggtttcctacgatctgtttgatgtgaaacagtatcaaggggagaccctaaaggaatacatcaaccgcttcggggcccaggtggtGAAAGTTGGTATGTCGGAGGAGCCTATGATTGTGTATGCCTTCAGTAAAGGCGTGTGTCCCGGCCCTTTTTGCGAATCTATTATTCGCAATCGCCCaaggacttttgctgaaatacaacgtcgggcggtggaacatatcgccTCCGAAGGAGAAGTGTGCGAGAAGCGAACCAGCATTGTGCCCTCCCGCCCGAGGGCGCAGACGCGGATTCAGCCCGTCAAGGTCAACGAGACCACAACGGGGAGGAAGAAGCcggaggggagacgcccctatgaaaccagaaaaccccagccccggggtccagcaggaggcgatcgcccggccagggagagggcaaggccggcgagatacaacTTTGTAGTagagttgaaggacctgatcgccgtgcctaatatagccgagaggttgaggcgaccggcgaagaccgataaggtgttagggcctcggaaagacttttagtgtgagttccacgaggcttttgGTCATCACATCgacaactgcctgtcgttgggttaccagctagatgagctagTGAGAAGCGGTTTTCTGAAGGATTATGTTGCAGAACCCGCCACGACCGCCGCCTTGCCGGCGCCAACGAAAGaacaagcgcacgagatgcctgttCTCGGCGacgtccacaccattgctggaggtttttccggcgggggacccaccgcctcccagcgaaagaaatacgcaaGGGGGGTCAACTTGATTGAGGAGAGAATCTCAGGTGatccgtgggagtcggacctcgtgttcacgagggtGGATCTGCGGGATGTcgtgccgcacgacaatgaccccgtggtcatttcggttgtcacggctggaagaaaagtgcacagggttctagtcgaccagggaagttctgcagacgtcatgttctggtcgacgtTCAACAAGTTGCGGTTATCTCCCGACCttctgaggccctacacagggtgcctatatgggtttgcagataaccaagtggaagtccgaggctacttggagctgaggacaacgttcacagatggggaggcctcgcgtaccgaaagcatccggtacttggtcgtaaacgccaactctgcctacaacatcttgttgggcaggccggcgttgaataggctgaatgcagtggcctccacgcgccatatgaagatgaagctgtcagatctcagtggcaaggtgattgTCATCAAGTCGAACCAGGAGGAGGCGCGAaaatgttatgagaacagcttgaaaacgaagagaggcgtgttcatggtgtttgagcgtccgccaagtgtagacacgacgatgattgaggcgatgCCCGCTGGGTCAACACCTAACGAGGCCATACTCGTGAGGGCGACGCCTGAGGCAGATACACTCATGGAAGAAGGCCCCGACGACACGGCGCCCGTGGAAAAGGCGGCGCCCGTTGAGGATAATAGCAGGGATCAGCAGGCGGCTAACGTGGTGGAACgagagattggcggcaaaacgtttaagctaggGCGTTTGCTGAGCCAAGAGGAGCAGGAGGAGGTGGCAggggtgatttcacgccacttgaatgctttcgcatggtctgcctcggatatgcccggcatcgaccctgatttcctatgTCACCACCTTAGcttggacgccacggtccgccccgtgggccaaagaaggagaaaattTAATGATgagaggcagctggtggtaagggaagaaacgcagaagctgctgagtgctggtcatatcagggagattcaataccctgaatggctggccaacgtcgtcctggtgaagaaggcgaacgggaagtggaggatgtgcgtggacttcacagacctaaataaggcatgcccgaaggactcgtacccactgcccagcatcgacgcgttggtggacagCGCCTCCGGTTGCAATGTACTTagcttcttggatgcattctcgggatacaaccagatcaaaatgcacccgcgagatgagagtaaaactgcgttcatgacggagaccagcagttactgttacaaggtgatgccttttgggctaaaaaacgcgggcgccacctaccagaggctgatggacaaggtcctaacGCCCATGTTTGGAAGGAATgtatacgcctacgtggatgatatggtagtaGCGTCGAAGGATAGGGCACAACACGTGGCggacctagaggagttgttcgtcactatatccaagtaccgcctcaagctaaaccccgagaagtgtgtcttcggggtagaggccggtaagtttctaggtttcatgctcacggagaggggaatagaggcgaaccccgacaaatgcgtagcaatcatcgccatgcgaagcccgacgtcagtaaaggaagtgcagcagctgacggggcggatggcagcgctctcaaggtttgtttctgctggaggagagaaggggcacccatatttccagtgcctcaagagaaatagtcgttttgcatggactgatgaatgcgaagcggctttcatcaagttgaaagaatacctggtgacgccaccggtcctctgcaaaccggtagcAGGTGTGCCCCTCAGGCTGTACTTCGCGGTGACAGAGcgagctatcagctctgtgctggtccaggagcaggaccagattcaaaagcccatctattttgtgagcaaggccttacaaggcgcggagacgaggtaccaggcgctggagaaggcagcgctggccgtggtattttcagccaggaggctccgccattacttccacagcttcacagtggtggtgatgacgaacctccctatacaaaagGTATTGCAAAAACCTGACGTAGCTAGacgaatggtgcgctgggcggtggagttgtcggagtttgacatccagtatgagcccaaaggatccatcaaagggcaggtgtacgcagattttgtggcagaactctcgcccgggggtgaacaagaggtggaggcgggctcatagtggttgctctcggttgatggctcctccaaccagcaaggaagtggcgcgggaatagtcttggagggaccaaatggcgtgctgattgagcaagctctacgcttcgccttcaaggcaagtaataaCCAGGCTAAGTACGAAGCCCTGGTTGCAGGGATGctcctggctaaggagatgggcgcacagaaccttttggtgaaaagcgactcccagctgattacgggacaGGTATCAggcgagttccaagcaaaggacccgcagatggaggcgtatctgaaatacgtccaactgctgaagggagcatttagAGCTCTTGAGTtagtacatgtcccaagggagcagaatgccagagctgacctgcttgccaagctggccagctcaggcaaggggggtaggcagaggacagtaataCAAGAGAcactcaaagctccgcgtaaattcgtggaggataacagggtggacgtcctccagATTTGTATAGCAagagggaggccaaggagtcatcgttctttgACCCATTAGCAttagcacatacgcggacacgcccgaaggAGGAAGGCACGCGCAGATATGTGCTTTAGCCgtgggagacacctggatgacgccatacaggcggtatctggcggatggggctctcccagtggagcctgaagagggtaagaaggttaagagaaatgccgcaaggtacactctggtggacggagtgttgttcaggcacgggttcactcaccctatcttaacgtgcgtaagtggtgacgagtgtaccagaataatggcggagctccacgaaggcatttgtgggagccatgtagggggaaggtccttagcctctaaggtggtacgcgcaggtttctattggccaacagtaaaggaagattgcgtgcgatccatatacagcccgtggcctttccatacgtgggggattgacatcctaggtccattcccattggcgataaggcagatgaagtacttgatcgttgccatcgagtacttcaccaagtggatagaggcggagcccgtggcccagatcactgcgcacaaggtgcaacactttgtttggaagaacattgtgtgccgctttggcgtacctaggcggctgatatccgataatggaaccagttcgccagccagcagttgagaaacctgtgtgctgaggtaggcatcaagcaagtgttcgc comes from the Phaseolus vulgaris cultivar G19833 chromosome 8, P. vulgaris v2.0, whole genome shotgun sequence genome and includes:
- the LOC137825104 gene encoding uncharacterized protein produces the protein MVLVGGSDAARCKLFMSTLTGMAMDWFISLPNGHITSFRQLSQLFKEQCLANKAPPPVSYDLFDVKQYQGETLKEYINRFGAQVVKVGMSEEPMIVYAFSKGVCPGPFCESIIRNRPRTFAEIQRRAVEHIASEGEVCEKRTSIVPSRPRAQTRIQPVKVNETTTGRKKPEGRRPYETRKPQPRGPAGGDRPARERARPARYNFVVELKDLIAVPNIAERLRRPAKTDKVLGPRKDF